From the Halobacterium zhouii genome, the window CCCCGGAACCACTCGGTGACGGCCACGTTCGTGACGGTGACGTTCGAGAGCGCAGTGGAGTCACCGGGATGGACGCCGATGCCGACGCCTGCTTCGGGTGGTGGACCCTGCAGCGCGTCGGTTATCTTCTGGCGCGAGACGGGTCCGTCGATGGTGTGGCCGCCACCGTCGAAGTGGACGTCGCTCGCCCGAATCTCGATGCAGGTGTCCGCGGTGCCGTTCTCGATTGACTCGGTGAGCCGGTACGTTCCCGGCTCGTCGATAGTGGTGCAGGTGTCGATGGTTGTCGCCTGCTGGACATCGCCTCGGTCGGCACTCGTGGTCGCTCCCCCGATAGAGACGCCCGCGCCCGCAGCGAGGACGGTCAGTGCCACCAGCACTGTGGCCAGCGTCCGGCGTCTGTTCCACTCCGTCACTACGTCTGGTCGAAGCATACCCGCCGGTTCGCCATCACTGCTCTTTGTTATCAACCCACACTCCAACGGTAACCGTCAGTGTGTTGGGGCCACGACGGAACCGAATGCGAATTTCTCCCGACCGATCCGGGAATACGTCCTCCGGACGCCCTTCCGGACAGTTCGAGGAAGAGAACTGTACCGGACTCGCGTGAGACGACAACTCAATTCGGGCCGTTGGCAGGTAACAGACGGTTTCCGACGCAGAGAGTCCCGTGACGACCCGTTCGCCGGCCGTGTGGTTACTCGGTCCACCGTATCTCCTCTTCTCTGTCCGTCGAACGGAGGACGAACGACCCGGGAGCGAGTGTTCGTTTGAGGACGCTGAGAATGCGGATGATGTACGCCAACAGCAGGACGAACGGAGTCAACGAGAACGCGAACGCCGCACTCGTGACCAGGTAGACGTTCTGGATTCCCGCGACGGTTCCTGCCACGTCTTGTGCGTCGAACGCGAGAATCATGTACGCAGAAAGTCCCAGAACCGGGAGGGCCGAGTACACCATCGCGCGCGAGACGTCGATGAGCTCCCACTGGAAGTAGATAGTCTTGAAGAATCCCCTTGTGGGGCCGAAGAAACGCAGCGTCTCGATGAGTTCCTCGATTGCGGCGTCCACATCCTCGCCTATCTCCCTCCCGTACTCGTTTTTCAGTCGACGAGCGTCGTGGATTTTCTGCGAGTAGTTGTAGTCCAACACGGCCGAAAGCACCGAGAACGACCCGAACTCCGCGCCGCGCAGTTCCTCGCGCACCATCTCGGCGTGTTCGAGGACCCCCTCAGCGTATGCGGTGACCTCGTCCGCGCCGTCGAACTGATTTCCGTCGGCGAGTTCGCGCAACGCGGTGCTCTGTTCTGCGGTCTCCTCGACCAGCGCTCGGAAGAAGGTGGCGGGCTCGGACGGGCTGACGTCCAGTCCGAGCGTGGATTCGACGCGCCCCCGGAACTCTTTCTGGGCCTCCAGTCGGTCGTTCTGTTCGCTCAGCGAACCAATTTCCTGTGAGATGACGAGCTGGGTTACGGTCAGGATGAGTGTGACGCTGGTGATTATCGCGCCCACGATGGCCGAGAACATCGTCGAAATGTCGTCCGTCGTGAGTATTTTCATCGTCGTGCTCGGCCCGAACTCCATGAGCGCGACCAGACCGACGAACAGCGCGAGAATCGAGATGATAGTGAGTGTCCAGCGGGACGCGTACACCAGTACCCAGATCTTCAGGGTGCTGTCTCCCCCGCGTTCCGCCATCGTGTTGCTGGAGACAGCCTCTGACTTCGGTTCACTCACTACCGTGGTACTTCGGTGCGACACCAGTAAACCGTTTGGACTGTTGTCACGAACACCGGCGGCTGGGCGACAGTACTCGACGGACCCGAGCGAACCGAACTATCCGCTGTCGCCCTCCTGGGACGGCTGGACCACGAGGCGCTCGATTCGAGTGTCTTCGGCGGCGACGACCCGGAGTGTGTAGCCGTTCTGTTCGACCTGGTCGCCGACCTCGGGCGCTCTGCCGAGGTGGCTGAACACGAACCCACCGATAGTCTCGACGTCGTCGCTCTCGAACTCGGTGTTCAGACGGTCGTTCACCATCTGGACTGGAACGCCGCCGTCGACGACGTACCCGCCGTCGTCCCCTTCCGCGATAGAGGGTTCCTGGGCGGCCGTGTCGAACTCGTCCCGGATCTCGCCGACGATCTCTTCGAGGATGTCCTCGATGGTCACGATTCCCTCGAAGACTCCCCATTCGTCGATGACGACGGCCATCTGTCCGCCGCCGCGCGTCTGGAACTCGGCGAGAATATCGTCGATGCGTCGGGTTTCCGGGACCACGAGGATCTCTCGTGCCAGTTCGCGCGCGGTGACCGGGTCGTCGCGGTCCGCCTCGGTTTCGATCGCCCGAAGGATGTCCTTCGCGTGGACGAAACCAACCGGTTGTTCCCCGTCGTCGTCGAGCACGAGATAGCGCGTGTAGGTTCCAGTGGCGGCAACCGACCGGAGTTCCGAGAGCGGCATCGAGGCGGCGACCGTCTCCACGTCCGGGCGCGGAACCATCACCTCGCGGGCGACGGTGTCGCCGAGTTCGAAGACGCTCTCGATCATCTCGACCTCGTCGAGGTCGATGTGTCCCGTCTCCTGTGACCGTGTGAGGATCATCCGAATCTCCTCCTCGCTGTGCGTCTCCTCGCTCTCGGCCGCCGGTTCGACACCGACGAGTCGGGTGAAGTAGTTGGCAGTGCCGTTGAAGACGAGGATACCGGGCATGAACACGTAGTAGAAGAACTTCATGAGCGGCGCGACGAGGAGCGCGATTCGTTCGGCCTCCTGGATGGCGAACGTCTTCGGTGCGAGTTCGCCGAACACGACGTGGAGGAACGTGATGAAGCCGAACCCGAGCACGAACGCGACGAGGTGAATCGCGCTGGCGGGGAGCAACTGCTCGAGGATTGGCTCGATGAGCGCCGCCACCGCAGGCTCGCCGATCCACCCGAGTCCGAGTGAGGAGAGCGTGATTCCGAGTTGGCTGACCGCGAGGTAGCCGTCCAGGTCCTGGATGGCGTCCTGCACCAGGCCTGCGCCGGGTTTGTCTTGCTCGACGAGCGCGTTCACGCGGGTCGGCCGGATTTTGACGAACGCGAACTCCGCGGCGACGAACACCCCGTTCATGACGACGAGAAAGAACGCGAGGAGGAGTCCCCCCACCGATATCAGATCCACCATACCATCCCATCACCGTGTGGGAACTTGTAGGGAGTGGATGCTCACACCAGTGTACGGACCGAAAGCGCTGCGTTCGTCTCGTTCACTGTCCACGGAGGATGTCGAGTGATGGTCTCCGACCGCACGTCACCGGAACGCTCCGCGGTATTTGCCGAGTTCCGCTATGAGTTCCCGACTCTCCAGTAGCGCGAATCCGGCGACGATGACGGCGAATCCGACGAGCACCACCGGCTGTATTCGTTCGCCGAGGAACCACCAGCCGACACCGAGGGCGACGAGCGGCACGAGGTACGTCACCAGAGTCGCTTTCAGCGGGCCGACCGTCCCCATCAGGGTGAGGTAGCTGACGAATCCGAGTGCGCCGGCGAACACGCCGAGATAGACGACCGTCGCAACTGCCAGCGGCGTCAGGTCGACGCTAGCCATCGATTCGCCCGTGACGAGCGCGAATCCGGCGTGGAACGACCCGCCGACCAGCATCGCCCACCCGGTGAGCGCCGGAATCGGCATGGTGCTGTGGCTCCGGCGGACGAGGACGGTGCCGAGCGCCACCACCGACACGCCGAGTAACACCAACAGTTTGCCGACGACGTCGGGGTCGACGAGGTGCGCCGGGTCCGGGCGAACGACGATTGCCACGCCGACGAAACCGACGAGAACAGCGAGGTAGTCCCGACCACTCAGTCGCTCTGCTGGCAGCAACCCCCACGCGAGGAGTCCGGTGACGACGGGGGAGAAACTGAAGATGACTGCGGCGACGCCGCTGCTGATGAACTGCTGGCCGACGAAGCCGAATCCCGTCCCACCGATCATGAAGGCGCCGCCGGCGAGCACCGCCAGCCAGTCCTGGCGCGAGCGCGGGGTCCAGTACTCCTTCGTCGCGCCGACGTAGGCCAACAGGAGGAGGGCGGAGAGATAGTTCCGACTGGCGGCGAACAACAGCGGCGGAATGAACGAAAGGCCCGTCTTGACGGCCGGAAACGCCGTTCCGAAGAGGAGCGTGGCGAGGAGGAACAGTCCGACAGTTTGTGAATGTGACACGACTCTGGTACGCTGTTCGACGCAGAGTCACGTATCCTTCGTGACAGTAAACGTGTCCGATACTTCGCTACGTTCACGCACGAAACAGCGGGTCCACCACGAGGCGGCCCGCGACAGCGTCAGTCGCTATCGAACAGTAGTGGATTCACAGACGGACGCCTCCGTTTGTGGCGTGTGAATCGCCGGATTCGCCACACGGCTTTTTCGTGTCAGCGAACGTCACCCTGGTGTGGAGACGCTCACGCCCAGCGACACCGCCTTCTCCGCTCGCAGCGTCGCGACCGCCGGCGCCGCTGCCGCGCTCTCTGTCGTGCTCGTCGTGCCCGGTCTCGTCGTGCCGGTGTACGCCCGGTTCGTGACGTTGGCGGCCCTCGCAGTAGGAGTCGGGGCGGCCGTTCGTCTCGTGGTCGCCGTCGTCGCCGCGGCACCGCGCCGTGAACCGCCCGCCGAGAGACCGTCAGCGGAACTGCCATCGGTGAGCCTCGTGGTCACGGCGTACAACGAGGCTGACGTGCTGCCGGCGACCATCGACGCCTGCACGAGTGTCGACTATCCGGACGACCGACTGCAGGTCGTGGTGGGCTACGAGGCGGCGTCGACCGACGACACGGCAGCCATCGCGAAGGCCGCGGCGGACGACAACCCGAAGGTGACGGCCGTCGAGCGAGACGCATCCCCGGGTGGGAAGGCAAGTGCGACCAACCACGCACTCACGGCGGTGTCCGGCAGTGTCGTCGGCGTGCTCGACGCCGACCAGCGACTCGAATCCGGAGCGGTGCGGCGGGCGGTTCGATGGTTCGCAGACGACGCGGTGGTCTGCGTGAAAGGGCGGTGCCTCGGGACTAATCCCGGGGAGTCCCTCGTGGCGCTCTGTGCCACCGCGGATCGGAATCTCGTCGAACGAACCGAGTTCGTGGCCCGCGACCGCCTCGGTGGATTCACCCTCTTCACGGGCGGACAGGCGTTCTTCCGGGCCGCCACACTCGAATCGGCCGGCGAGTACGACGAGTCGGTACTCCTCGAAGACCTGGATATGGCCTACCGTCTCCAGCGCGCCGGTGGCACCGTCCGTGTCGACCCGGGCATCGTTACGCGGGAGACGAACCCTGCGTCTGTGTCGGCCTGGTGGCACCAGCGTAAGCGGTGGGCCCGGGGGGGCATGCAGGTGGCTCGCCGGTATTTCGGGGCGGCGCTCCGCGACGGGCCGCCCGCGCTCCCCGCACGCGTCGACTTCGCGGTGACGCTTGGATTGCTGCTCGCGCTCCCTGTGTTCGTCCTCGCCGCGCCCCTGGCGGCCGGCGTGTGGCTGACGGCAGTCACCCAATCCCCGGTCGTTCGGTGGCTCTCGGCGTTCGTGTTCGTCACGCCGTTCGTCGCCTCGTACGGGATGCTTGCGCTCGACGCGCGGGACGGCTACCGGCACGACCGCCGAGAGTACGCTGCGCCGCTGTTGTTGTGGCCGTACGTCGCCGTGCAGGTCTGGGCCGTCGTCGCCTCGTTCATCGAGGAGTTCGTGTTGCGGCGCCCAGCGCGGTACGTGACGAGCACGAGCGACGACGGCGACGCCAGCACCCCCGAATGAATTTGTGTCTCGGTAACGTAGAACGTGGAGATGGAAGCTTACGAGCGCGAGTTCCTCAGGCAGGTGCTCGAGTCCCGTTCGGCGAGCATCGCGAACGGCCTACGGGACGGCCTCCCCGACGAGAACGCTCTGCGCGACAGAGAGCGACTCACGTCGGAAGGCCAGAACTGGGTTCGGGGCTACCTGACGTGCCGACTGTCGATGGTTCGCGGCGCGTCGACCGGGAACCCGAACCTCTCGAACACTGACTTCGAGATCATCTCCGAGCTCGTCGACGGGAAACAGAAACAGATCGCGGCGGAACTCTACTCCTGAGTCCACCACATGGTTGACGACTCCGGGTTACCGCCGTCGCCGCCGTCCCTCACCGTCCTGACGTACAACGTCAGGTACGCGAACCCGAACGACGCCGAGCAGGTCTGGGAGAACCGCCGCGACGACGTCGCCAGTTGCATCCGCTTTCACCGCCCGCAACTCGTCGGCCTGCAGGAGGCGGCCCCCGAGCAGGTGCGGGACTTGAGCGAGCGACTGCCGGCGTTCGAGTGGTTGACCGGGGGGCGCTCGGAGAGCGAGAACGCCGGCGAGTACGTCGCCATCGGCTACGACGCCGACTACCTCGACGCCGAGAGCGAGGACGAGTTCTGGCTCTCGGAGACGCCCTCGGAACCGGGAAGTCGCGGCTGGGACGCGATGCTCCCGCGACTCGTCCGGTACTCGCGGTTCCGCGACCGCCGCACCGACGACGTGTTCTACCACTTCAACACGCACTTCGACCACCGGGGGGAGACGGCGCGACTAGAGAGCGCGCGACTGCTCCGCGACCGAATCGACGATGTCGCCGCGGAGACGCCGTTCGTGGTCACCGGCGACTTCAACGCGCGCCCCTCGACAGACGTCTACCGGACGCTCACGGCAGAGCGCGAGCACGGACGGGCGCTCGTCGACGCACACTATCGGTCGGACATCCCGCACCACGGCCCGTTGACCACGATGACCGACTTCCACGACCTCGTCCCCGAGAAGAAGATTGACTACGTTTTCGTCTCCGAGGAGTTGGACGTGAACGTCCACGGGACGTGCTCGGACCTCGACGAGGAGGGACAGTACCCCTCCGACCACCTTCCCATCCTGACGGTCGTGCAGTACAACCACACGGCCTGACCACTGCCGCGTCTCTCACAGGCGCGTGACGACAGCGAGCGCGAACGCCGACTGGTTCGATTGGTAACAACTGTTTTTGACCGCACGCCCCATCATTCGACTACGTCGCAATGAAATTGAAACGCCCGGCGCTGAGACGGTCGTCCAGGTCTTCGGAGACTGAAACGGAAGAACAGATCGAGGAGGCCGTGACAGACGCGATCAGGAGTTCGAACGACAAGGTCGTCGAGATACGACCGGCGAACCAGTCGAACGGCTGGGGGAAGCGCCTGCTGATGGTGCTCGGGGGCGCCGCGCTCGCGGTCGGCTACTGGCTACAGCGGTCGCGGAATCCGACCGACGAACTCCGGAACGCGGTGGACGAGA encodes:
- a CDS encoding endonuclease/exonuclease/phosphatase family protein → MVDDSGLPPSPPSLTVLTYNVRYANPNDAEQVWENRRDDVASCIRFHRPQLVGLQEAAPEQVRDLSERLPAFEWLTGGRSESENAGEYVAIGYDADYLDAESEDEFWLSETPSEPGSRGWDAMLPRLVRYSRFRDRRTDDVFYHFNTHFDHRGETARLESARLLRDRIDDVAAETPFVVTGDFNARPSTDVYRTLTAEREHGRALVDAHYRSDIPHHGPLTTMTDFHDLVPEKKIDYVFVSEELDVNVHGTCSDLDEEGQYPSDHLPILTVVQYNHTA
- a CDS encoding DMT family transporter yields the protein MSHSQTVGLFLLATLLFGTAFPAVKTGLSFIPPLLFAASRNYLSALLLLAYVGATKEYWTPRSRQDWLAVLAGGAFMIGGTGFGFVGQQFISSGVAAVIFSFSPVVTGLLAWGLLPAERLSGRDYLAVLVGFVGVAIVVRPDPAHLVDPDVVGKLLVLLGVSVVALGTVLVRRSHSTMPIPALTGWAMLVGGSFHAGFALVTGESMASVDLTPLAVATVVYLGVFAGALGFVSYLTLMGTVGPLKATLVTYLVPLVALGVGWWFLGERIQPVVLVGFAVIVAGFALLESRELIAELGKYRGAFR
- a CDS encoding hemolysin family protein → MVDLISVGGLLLAFFLVVMNGVFVAAEFAFVKIRPTRVNALVEQDKPGAGLVQDAIQDLDGYLAVSQLGITLSSLGLGWIGEPAVAALIEPILEQLLPASAIHLVAFVLGFGFITFLHVVFGELAPKTFAIQEAERIALLVAPLMKFFYYVFMPGILVFNGTANYFTRLVGVEPAAESEETHSEEEIRMILTRSQETGHIDLDEVEMIESVFELGDTVAREVMVPRPDVETVAASMPLSELRSVAATGTYTRYLVLDDDGEQPVGFVHAKDILRAIETEADRDDPVTARELAREILVVPETRRIDDILAEFQTRGGGQMAVVIDEWGVFEGIVTIEDILEEIVGEIRDEFDTAAQEPSIAEGDDGGYVVDGGVPVQMVNDRLNTEFESDDVETIGGFVFSHLGRAPEVGDQVEQNGYTLRVVAAEDTRIERLVVQPSQEGDSG
- a CDS encoding glycosyltransferase; translated protein: METLTPSDTAFSARSVATAGAAAALSVVLVVPGLVVPVYARFVTLAALAVGVGAAVRLVVAVVAAAPRREPPAERPSAELPSVSLVVTAYNEADVLPATIDACTSVDYPDDRLQVVVGYEAASTDDTAAIAKAAADDNPKVTAVERDASPGGKASATNHALTAVSGSVVGVLDADQRLESGAVRRAVRWFADDAVVCVKGRCLGTNPGESLVALCATADRNLVERTEFVARDRLGGFTLFTGGQAFFRAATLESAGEYDESVLLEDLDMAYRLQRAGGTVRVDPGIVTRETNPASVSAWWHQRKRWARGGMQVARRYFGAALRDGPPALPARVDFAVTLGLLLALPVFVLAAPLAAGVWLTAVTQSPVVRWLSAFVFVTPFVASYGMLALDARDGYRHDRREYAAPLLLWPYVAVQVWAVVASFIEEFVLRRPARYVTSTSDDGDASTPE